One Vicinamibacterales bacterium genomic window, GCTCGCATGCCCTCGTCGGTCTTCAGATCGAGGCGGACGACCGCCACCTTGGCATGCAGTTCGTCGTACCACGATTGGCAGAAGCCTTCGAGCGGATCGCCCCACGGCGCCTCGACCTTGATGGCGGTGGCGCCACCGGCGACGAGGCGCGCCACCGCCACCGGCCCGGGCACGTTCTGCGCGATGGTGACGAGCTTCATTCGGCGAGCCACTCGCCGAGGATCGCCGACAGGTCCATGTCCGGGGCGATCAGGCAGCTGTGGCCGTGCCCTTCGAGGATGCGCATGCGGGCGCCGGGCGTGAGCGAGGTCATCAGCCGCGCCTGTTCCACCGACGGCACGACCACGTCGCGGTCGGCGGCCAGGTAGAGCACCGGCGACTGGATGGTCGGCAGGTGCTCGCGGATGTCGTAGTTGCGCAGGATGTTGAGCCGCGACAGGTAGCCCTCGCGCGTGGTCGCCTGCATCAGATCGTGAAACCGCCGGATCTCGTCGCGGTCGGTCTGCTTCGAGTGCAGGCGCCGGCCGTTCAGCTGCCGAATCAGCCGCATCATCCCCCACGGCGTCGCGCGCAGCAGGTGATAGCCCAGCCAGAGCCGTGCCGGGGAGCCGAAGTGCGCGAACGAGTTGAGGATGACCAGGCGACCGACGCGCTCGGGATGCGCCACCGCGTAGCTGAGTGCCAGCGCTCCGCCAAACGACTCGCCGAGCAACGTCACCGGCTCGTCCGACGCGGCGGTCACCGCCTGGTGCAGGTCCTCGACCAGCTCCTCCATCGCCCGGGCATCGTCGCGCAGGCGCGTGCGGGTGACCGCGTACTGGCGCTCGAGCAGCGGCAGTTGCCGGTAGAACAGCAGCCCTGTTCCATCAATGCCCGGCACCAGGACGAGTGGTTCCTTCACTGTCTATATGGTAGCTTTTCGCCGTGACGCCCGCTCAAGCCGGCCGTGTGGCCTGGACCATGGCCTCGATGTTCATGGTCCAGAGCCTGGTGTTCGGCTTGTCGGTGCTGCCGGCGTTCTATTTCTGGACGTGGACGCAGGGCTGGCCCGTCCCGCCTCTGATCCGTCCGGCCATTGTCGCCACCACCCTGGTGCCGGCGTACCTGCTGTTCGCATTCGTCCTGGTGGCGCTGTCGGCGTTCTCCACGCGCGTCTGCGGATGGCGGACGGCGCCGAACGGCGCCTGGAAGCTGCGCGACCTGGAATGGCCGCTGCTCGACTGGGTGCGCTACATGGTGTCCACCCACGTGGTGCGCGTGTTCGTCGGCACCTTCTTCCGGGCGTCGGTGTTGTGGACGTTGTACATGCGGTGGAACGGCGCCAAGATCGGCCGCGGCGTCCACATCAACAGCCTGTCGATTTCCGATCACAGCATGCTGGAGTTTGGCGATGGCGTGGTGATCGGCGAAGGCGTGCACCTCTCAGGCCACACGGTCGAGGCCGGCATGGTGAAGACCGGTCCGGTGCGGCTGGGAAAGCACGTCACGGTGGGCCTCGGCAGCATGGTGGGGATCAACGTGGAGGCCGGCGACAAATGCCAGATCGGCGCCCTCAGCGTGGTCCTGAAGGGGTCGAAGCTGGAAGGTTCTGCTATCTACGCGGGCATCCCTGCACGTAAAATTGAGCGCAGATTGCCCAGGCCCGCAGATGACACAGATGACGCAGACAATTTGGCCGCGATTGGTTTTTTCTGACCCGTCTTGACAGCCCTCATTTCAATAGTCGTTCCTGTCTATAACGAAGCGCGGACCGTCGCCGAGGTCATCGACCGGCTGTTGGCGATCGATCTGCCGGCGCCGCGCGAGATCCTCGTCGTCAACGACGGCTCCACCGACGGCACGCGCGAGGTGCTGGACCGCCTGGCCACGCGACCCGAGTTGCGCATCATTCACGCCGCGAAGAACGGCGGCAAGGGCAGCGCCATCCGCACGGGCTTCGCGCAGGCCACCGGCACCATCGTCGCGATCCAGGATGCCGATCTCGAGCTGGACCCCGCGCAAATCGCCCTGCTCGTGCAGCCGATCCTCGACGGGCGCACCGGCGTCGTTTACGGGTCGCGGTTCCTGGCCGGCCGCCCCGATGCGCCGTGGCTGTCGATCTTCGCCAACCAGGTGCTGACGGGCGTGACCAACGTCCTGTTCGGCGGCCACCTCACCGACATGGAGACCTGCTACAAGGTGATGACCGCGGACATCGCCCGCGGGCTGCACCTCGAATCCAATCGCTTCGACATCGAGCCGGAAATCTCCGCGAAGCTGCTGCGGGATGGGCACGCCATCCTCGAACTGCCGGTGCGCTTCGAGCCGCGCAGCCGCGCCCAGGGCAAGAAGATCGGCTGGCGCGACGGCGTGCGGGCTATTCAGGTTCTTCTCAAATACCGTTTCTCTCGATGAACAAGAGCTTGGCCCGCCGAAGCCTTGGCGAAGGCGGCCCGCTAGCGCTCGCGCTCACGGCGGCGCTGGCGCTGGCGGCCTTTGGCGTGGTGCGAGGCACCCGGGCGGTGGGCGGGTCCGATTCCTCCTGTTATGCGCTGATGGCCGAGGCCTTCGGCACCGGGCACTGGCAGCCGTCGAGTGCGCTGGCCATCGCGGCGCCGTGGCCCGACGCGTCGCGGACGCTGGCGCCAGGCGGCTTCATACCCTCGCCGGTCCGGCCGGACGCAGCGTCGCCCATCTGCGCGCCGGGGTTCTCGGTGTTGATGGCGCCGCTGCGTGCGATCGGTGGCCGCGAGGCCATCTTCGCGGTGACGCCCATTGCCGGGTTCGTGCTGGTGTTGAGCGCGTTCGTGCTGGCCAGGCGCCTGGGCGGCGGGCTGGCCGGCGTGTCGGCGGCGGTCCTGACGGCCGCCAGCCCCATCGTGCTGTTCCAGGTGGTGCAG contains:
- a CDS encoding glycosyltransferase family 2 protein, which translates into the protein MTALISIVVPVYNEARTVAEVIDRLLAIDLPAPREILVVNDGSTDGTREVLDRLATRPELRIIHAAKNGGKGSAIRTGFAQATGTIVAIQDADLELDPAQIALLVQPILDGRTGVVYGSRFLAGRPDAPWLSIFANQVLTGVTNVLFGGHLTDMETCYKVMTADIARGLHLESNRFDIEPEISAKLLRDGHAILELPVRFEPRSRAQGKKIGWRDGVRAIQVLLKYRFSR
- a CDS encoding alpha/beta hydrolase produces the protein MKEPLVLVPGIDGTGLLFYRQLPLLERQYAVTRTRLRDDARAMEELVEDLHQAVTAASDEPVTLLGESFGGALALSYAVAHPERVGRLVILNSFAHFGSPARLWLGYHLLRATPWGMMRLIRQLNGRRLHSKQTDRDEIRRFHDLMQATTREGYLSRLNILRNYDIREHLPTIQSPVLYLAADRDVVVPSVEQARLMTSLTPGARMRILEGHGHSCLIAPDMDLSAILGEWLAE